A stretch of the Coprobacillus cateniformis genome encodes the following:
- a CDS encoding GAF domain-containing protein, with the protein MNKHLFLDQIYALVKDEPNVIANLANISAFLNESLQEINWVGFYFIENNELVLGPFQGKVACVRIPIGKGVCGTAVLRKKVIRVEDVHQFIGHIACDSASRSEIVLPITVNDEVIGVLDIDSPYYNRFTLKDEEILKNVVEIIEECVFKNVVNL; encoded by the coding sequence ATGAATAAACATTTATTTTTAGACCAAATTTATGCACTTGTAAAAGATGAACCAAATGTCATTGCAAATCTGGCCAATATCTCTGCTTTTCTCAATGAAAGCCTACAAGAAATTAACTGGGTAGGATTTTATTTCATAGAAAATAACGAACTTGTTTTAGGACCTTTTCAAGGGAAAGTTGCATGTGTGCGTATTCCTATAGGAAAAGGCGTATGTGGAACGGCGGTCCTTAGAAAAAAGGTTATCCGTGTTGAAGATGTTCATCAGTTCATTGGTCATATTGCTTGTGATAGTGCGAGTCGTAGTGAGATTGTTTTACCTATCACAGTCAATGATGAAGTTATTGGTGTGCTAGATATTGATTCTCCATACTATAATCGTTTTACACTTAAAGATGAAGAAATTTTAAAAAATGTTGTAGAAATTATTGAAGAATGTGTATTTAAAAACGTGGTTAATTTATAA
- the ptsP gene encoding phosphoenolpyruvate--protein phosphotransferase produces the protein MIKGIAASNGIAIAKAYKLVMPDLTVEKVTVEDVEKEIKAYENAMEQTAKDLETIKEAASKNLSAEEAAVFDAHALVLSDPELKTQVEDKIRNEACNAAAALDEVSAMFISMFESMGDEYFRERAADIKDVSRRLLANLLGKPLPNPALIDEEVVIIADDLTPSDTAQLNKNLVRGFATNIGGRTSHSAIMARSLEIPAVVACKTITDDVQDGDMIALDGIEGVVMINPDEATIQEYTTKRDEYKAYREELKKLVNEKTVSTDGKHVELVANIGSPKDLEGVRENGGEGVGLFRTEFLYMESAELPSEDKQYEVYKEILEGMAGHPVVVRTLDIGGDKEIEAIDLPKEMNPFLGVRAIRLCFQREDIFRTQLRALLRASVHGDLRIMFPMIAALGEFRKAKGILLEEKEKLIAEGIAVSDSIQVGIMIEIPAAAVLADQFAKEVDFFSIGTNDLIQYTFAADRMSSGVSYLYQPFNPSILRLVKHVIDSAHKEGKWAGMCGEMAGEPLAAPLLLGLGLDEFSMSATSILSQRKLIRGLSQAEMAELANKAINCGTMEEVVELVEAATK, from the coding sequence ATGATAAAAGGTATTGCGGCATCTAATGGTATTGCAATTGCAAAAGCTTACAAATTAGTTATGCCTGATTTAACAGTAGAAAAAGTAACTGTTGAAGATGTAGAAAAAGAAATCAAAGCATATGAAAATGCAATGGAGCAAACTGCTAAGGATCTTGAAACAATTAAAGAGGCTGCATCAAAAAATTTATCAGCTGAAGAAGCAGCTGTCTTTGATGCACATGCATTAGTATTATCGGATCCAGAATTAAAAACTCAGGTTGAAGATAAAATTAGAAATGAAGCATGTAATGCAGCTGCTGCATTGGATGAGGTTTCAGCAATGTTTATTTCAATGTTTGAGTCTATGGGTGATGAGTATTTCAGAGAAAGAGCTGCTGACATAAAAGATGTATCACGTCGTTTATTAGCAAATTTATTAGGAAAACCATTACCTAATCCTGCATTAATTGATGAAGAAGTAGTCATTATTGCTGATGATTTAACACCTTCTGATACAGCTCAATTAAATAAAAATCTGGTTAGAGGATTTGCTACTAATATTGGTGGTAGAACTTCTCACTCTGCGATTATGGCAAGAAGTTTAGAGATTCCTGCAGTTGTTGCATGTAAAACAATCACTGATGATGTTCAAGATGGAGATATGATTGCTCTTGATGGTATTGAAGGTGTTGTTATGATTAATCCGGATGAAGCAACAATTCAAGAATATACAACAAAACGTGATGAATATAAAGCTTACCGCGAAGAATTAAAGAAATTAGTTAATGAAAAGACTGTTTCTACAGATGGTAAACATGTAGAATTGGTTGCAAATATTGGTTCACCAAAAGATCTTGAAGGTGTGAGAGAAAATGGTGGTGAAGGTGTTGGATTGTTCAGAACTGAATTCTTATATATGGAATCTGCTGAATTACCAAGCGAAGATAAGCAATATGAAGTTTATAAAGAAATATTAGAAGGTATGGCTGGTCATCCAGTTGTCGTGAGAACTCTAGATATTGGTGGCGATAAAGAAATTGAAGCCATTGACTTACCAAAGGAAATGAATCCATTCTTAGGTGTTCGTGCTATTCGTTTGTGTTTCCAAAGAGAAGATATCTTTAGAACTCAATTAAGAGCTTTATTAAGAGCTTCAGTACATGGTGATTTAAGAATTATGTTCCCAATGATTGCTGCTTTAGGTGAGTTTAGAAAAGCTAAGGGAATTTTATTAGAAGAAAAAGAAAAATTAATAGCAGAAGGTATTGCTGTATCTGATAGTATCCAAGTAGGTATTATGATTGAAATCCCTGCTGCTGCAGTTTTGGCAGATCAATTTGCAAAAGAAGTTGATTTCTTCTCAATTGGAACAAATGACTTAATTCAATATACATTTGCTGCTGACAGAATGTCTTCTGGTGTATCTTACTTATATCAACCATTTAATCCATCTATTTTAAGATTGGTTAAACATGTTATTGATTCTGCACATAAAGAAGGTAAGTGGGCTGGTATGTGTGGAGAAATGGCTGGTGAACCGTTAGCAGCTCCATTATTGCTAGGATTAGGACTTGATGAATTTTCAATGTCTGCTACATCAATCTTATCACAAAGAAAGTTAATCAGAGGACTTTCACAAGCTGAAATGGCTGAATTAGCTAATAAGGCTATTAACTGTGGAACAATGGAAGAAGTTGTTGAATTGGTAGAAGCAGCTACAAAATAA
- the nagB gene encoding glucosamine-6-phosphate deaminase, producing the protein MKVIVVKNYEEASQKACEIMLDIVKSNPQANLGLATGSTPVRMYELMREDHKKNGTSYKDIKTFNLDEYFGLDQSHPQSYHYFMCHNLFNELDINMENVHVPKGQGNIDEECESYNKLLQENPIDIQLLGIGSNGHIGFNEPGTPFDSVTHKVDLKQSTIEDNARLFFDGKIEDVPTQAVSMGIANIMAAKKVLLIACGEGKAKAVYGMAEAPKTIDLPASALQDHPDCILIADEAAASLLKNK; encoded by the coding sequence ATGAAAGTCATTGTTGTTAAAAATTATGAAGAAGCAAGTCAAAAAGCTTGTGAAATTATGTTAGATATCGTTAAAAGCAATCCACAAGCAAATTTAGGTTTAGCTACTGGATCTACACCAGTAAGAATGTATGAATTAATGAGAGAAGACCATAAAAAGAATGGAACATCTTATAAAGATATTAAAACATTTAATCTAGATGAATATTTTGGTTTAGATCAATCACATCCTCAAAGTTATCACTATTTTATGTGTCATAACTTATTTAATGAATTAGATATTAACATGGAAAATGTTCATGTTCCTAAAGGTCAAGGGAATATTGATGAAGAATGTGAATCTTACAATAAACTTTTACAAGAAAATCCAATTGATATTCAATTATTAGGAATTGGTTCTAATGGTCATATCGGTTTTAATGAACCTGGTACTCCATTTGATTCAGTAACACATAAAGTTGATTTAAAACAATCTACTATTGAAGATAACGCACGTTTATTCTTTGATGGAAAAATTGAAGATGTACCTACTCAAGCAGTAAGCATGGGTATTGCAAATATCATGGCAGCAAAAAAGGTTTTACTTATTGCTTGTGGTGAAGGCAAAGCAAAAGCAGTTTATGGAATGGCTGAAGCACCTAAAACTATTGATTTACCTGCAAGTGCACTTCAAGATCATCCAGATTGTATATTAATTGCTGATGAAGCAGCTGCTTCATTATTAAAAAATAAATAA